A segment of the Nostoc sp. TCL26-01 genome:
ATAAGAGAACTTGAGGGGAATATATTAGTAATAGGTAACTTCCCTTGGGTAACTAACTCACAGCAAGGAGTAATCGCTGGTATAAACTTACCTCAAAAAACTAATTTTCAAAATCACACTGCTTTAGATGCAATTACAGGAAAGAGTAATTTTGATATTTCAGAATGGATGTTGATGCAAATGATTAAATGTTTGCAAAAGCGTAAGTCCTATCTGGCAATGCTATGCAAAACTTCTGTTGCCAGAAAACTATTAAATTATATTCATTCTCAAAAGTTTTATCTTGAATACTTTGCAACATATAAAATAGATGCAAAGAAATATTTTGGTGCAGATGTTGATGCTTGCCTACTATTTTGTAAATTTGGCTCAAAATACAAAAATTATTTCTGTGATGTATTCAATGATCTTGAAGATAATAATTGTTATCGAATAAGTTATCAAGATAGTATTCTTGTTAAAGACATAATGACTTTTGAAAAATTAAAAGACTTGTATGATAGCAAATCACAAAAAAAGTGGCGTTCTGGTATTAAACATGATTGCTCAAGTGTGATGGAACTACGTAAAGTTGATGATATTTATATAAATGGATTAGGAGAAAATGTTAATATCGAAGAAACGTTTATTTTCCCTTTAATTAAAGGTTCTGATATTGCTCAAGGTCGAATAGAATCTACCAATCGATATGTTGTAGTAACTCAAAAGTTCATTGGCGAATCAACTGACCATATCAAATATTTAGCACCTAAAACCTGGAATTATCTAGAGTCTCATGCAAAATATTTAGATGCTAGAAAAAGTAAAATATATCAAAATAATCCCCGGTTTTCTATTTTTGGAGTCGGTAATTATACATTTTCACCTTGGAAAATAGCAATTTGTGGACTATATAAAAAACTCAGCTTTCGACTCATTAGAGTGATAAATAATAAACCTACTGTTTTTGATGATACTGTCTATTTCCTGGCTTTTGAGGATGAGAAAGTTGCTAATCAAGTATTTACACTTTTAACTTCGACATTAGTAACTGACTTCTACTCTTCTCTGATATTTTGGGACGAAAAACGCCCAATTAAAACCAGCATTTTGAACAGTTTAAATATAGAGAAAGCGCTTATAAAAAGTGAATTAGGTGTATAGAGATGTACAGATGTACGCCCCTACTCGTTATTTTGCTTGATGACACAAACCATTAAAACTTTACCAATCTAATGGCAAACCCAACTGGTTTTAGGATTAAAATTGTCGGTTCTAGTGCCAAAATGGCGGCTAAAGCTGCTAGCCGTCTTTGTCCACCGGAAAGTTCGTGAGCTGAACGATTAGTATAGGCTTGATTAATTAGCTCTCAATTTGGGATTTTGGCGGTGTTGGATAAATAATCCTATTGCCATACCAATACCGACAAGAGCAGTAAAGTAAAATAGGCTAATGATGCGGGTATACATTGGTGGTGCAATACCTGTAACTTCAACTTTTTGCGCTGCTTTTAATGGGGTAACTTGCTGGTTAGATCCTGGTAGAGGATTTACTGCTACCTCAATTTTATGAAGTGAACCATCAAAAAATTGCTCTTGCCATGTTAACTGGCCTGCTTGATTTGTTATACCTTTGTAAGTAAAGATTGTTAAATCATGTTCTAGTGCGATCGCTTGTACTTGTAAAGCTACATCTTTAATGGGTTGCCCAGTTTGAGTATCTTTCACCTGAACAGCAAAATTCGCTAGTTTGCCTACCGTCGCATTTTTATCTCCATCTAAACGGATTTCTAAACCTTGAGCTTGTTGAGTAGAAGGTGCAATTATTGCTTCTTGATTGCTGGAGTGTCCACTATGAGCTTCTGCTACTTCTGCACTAATATTGATAAACAACAAAGTGAATATGGCAACTACTGTCAACGCACTTAATAATAGACGGACTGACTGCGGTGCAATTT
Coding sequences within it:
- a CDS encoding SAM-dependent methyltransferase, whose translation is MTQSLKLKVEYGDFQTPIELAQKICQKLVKLGISPDVIIEPTCGVGNFIKASAQSFKSTNKIIGMEINPNYIRKIKNEYCLSNENRIQLKQEDFFQFDWFSLIRELEGNILVIGNFPWVTNSQQGVIAGINLPQKTNFQNHTALDAITGKSNFDISEWMLMQMIKCLQKRKSYLAMLCKTSVARKLLNYIHSQKFYLEYFATYKIDAKKYFGADVDACLLFCKFGSKYKNYFCDVFNDLEDNNCYRISYQDSILVKDIMTFEKLKDLYDSKSQKKWRSGIKHDCSSVMELRKVDDIYINGLGENVNIEETFIFPLIKGSDIAQGRIESTNRYVVVTQKFIGESTDHIKYLAPKTWNYLESHAKYLDARKSKIYQNNPRFSIFGVGNYTFSPWKIAICGLYKKLSFRLIRVINNKPTVFDDTVYFLAFEDEKVANQVFTLLTSTLVTDFYSSLIFWDEKRPIKTSILNSLNIEKALIKSELGV